Genomic segment of Pseudothermotoga hypogea DSM 11164 = NBRC 106472:
ATCTATTCCTCTCTCTTCTTTCACTGGACTGCCTCACACGTTTCAGAGCCGACTTGTTGACCTTCTTCGCCACAATTCTTCCCTCCCCTACATGTTGAAGTATCTCTTGAGCTCGTCAACGGCATCGAGCTTCTCCCAAGTGAAGTCGGGATCGTTCCTGCCGAAGTGGCCATAAGCCGCAGTTTTTCTGTAGATAGGCCTGCGCAGATCCAGCTTCTCAATGATCGCCAAAGGACGGAAATCGAACACTTCAAGGATGATCTTCTTCAACTTTTCTTCTTCCACTTTTGCCGTTCCGAAGGTGTCTATCATGAGGGACACTGGCCTGGCTTTACCTATCGCGTAAGCTACTTGTATCAAGAAACGATCCGCAAGGCCTGCGGCAACGACGTTCTTCGCAACGTAGCGGGCCATGTAGTGGGCGGATCTGTCGACCTTCGTAGGATCCTTCCCACTGAACGCCCCGCCACCGTGTGGCACCCATCCACCGTAGGTGTCCACTATGATCTTTCGGCCCGTTAAACCCGTGTCCGCCGACGGACCTCCGAGCACGAACCTACCGGTTGGGTTCACCAGGATCTTTATTTCATCGGACCAATACTGTTGAGGTATCGTTGGTCTTATGACATGCTCGATTAGAGCTTCTCTGAGCTCGTTGATCGTCACGTCGGGCTCATGCTGTGCAGATATGAGGACGGTGTCAACCCTCACGGGCTTCCAGTTCTCATCGTACTCGATCGTGACCTGCGTCTTGCCGTCGGGTCTGAGGAACGGTACAATCTTTTTCTTTCTGACCTCAGCGAGTTTCATCGCAAGTTTGTGGGCAAGAACTATCGGAAGGGGCATGTATTCGGGTGTTTCGTTCGTCGCATAACCGAACATCATGCCCTGATCGCCCGCACCAATCTTGTCGTATTCGTCCTCAAGGTGGTTTTTCTCCCGCGCCTCGAGTGCTTTGTTTACTCCTATAGCTATGTCGGGAGATTGATTGTGGATCGAAGTCAGAACTCCACACGTTTCACCGTCGAAGCCGTACTTTGCCCTCGTGTAACCGACGTCGAGAATAGTGCGTCTCACGATGTCCTGTATGTCCACGTATGCCTCGGTTGTGACCTCTCCTGCCACGACGGCCAAACCCGTTGTAACGAGAGTCTCAACCGCAACCCTTGCGTTGGGATCCTGCTGCAAGATTGCGTCCAAGATCGCATCCGATATCTGATCTGCCAGCTTGTCCGGGTGACCTTCTGTGACACTCTCGCTTGTGAACAACCTCTTCATTTCTCCGCCTCCTTTGTGTTTTGCTCATATTCTTCTTTGCTCACGAACTCTCCACCTTCCAGGCTGAAGGTCCTGACCTTGTAGCTCGAACTGAAGGCTGCGGTGAGGTGCAACTTGTTCGGACACTTCGAACCAACGTAGATTTTATCAATCCTGTACGGAGTGGACGGATTGTCGTAATCGTTTATGAAGTCGTAACCCATGCGCAAATGACTGCGGAAGTACTCTCCGCATCGCGAACATTTGAAGTACACCACCAGGTTGTTCCCTTGTCTGTAGAACGGATCAACTGACAGGTTCTTCACTCTCTTTCGCCTGAAGAACCACATGCTCTCTACCTTCTTTCCAGAACGAATTTCACTTCGTGCTCGTTTTTCCACACGTCTTCACAGACTATAGTCACGTTCGTTCTCGAGGGAATCTGACCCAGTTCGGGGAATCTGTTCAGCTTCACAACATTGCTGCTCTTGTCCGGATACAGTTTGTAGTAAGCGGTGTATCTGTATCCATCTGCCACAGAATTTTCGGTATACACCGCCCAAACGTTGTTGAACTCTTCGAGACGTATTTCACTGAAGTCGATGTGGTAAACCAGATCGTTGTTGAAATAAAGTCTTAGGGATCTGAGACCAATGACGTTCCTGCCCACGCTCGCGACCGCATCGATCGCGATCTTTGGCCAACTACCACGGAATCTGTACACTTCGTTCTCGGTATAGTTCAACCTTTCTCCGTCTATCATTAAACCTCTGACGGTGAAGTTCGCGTCCGCAGGTTTGGGAATGTTCAACATATCAGAAGGATTGTAGCAAACGGTCTCGTCGATGTTTCTGATCTCGAAATGACAGTGAGGCTGGGCCGCCTCGCCCGTCTGTCCAGAATAGCCTATCACTTCTTGAGCTTTGAACCAAATGTTCCTCTCTGGAAATTCCACCACGATCCTTCTCCTCCCAAATTCAGCGACAACGCTGTCGATGATGCTCTTGATCTTCTCTGAAAAACCGCTCAAATGTGCGTACAGGGTTCGAAAACCATTCTCGTGCTGTAATACAACAACGTTTCCGTAGATATCGTCTTCGTCGATCTCGACCCTAACGAGCCAGCCATCAGCCGCTGCAAGTATCGGAACTCCTGAACGCATCTGCGTGGAAAAGTCGGCCCCCATGTGAAAGTGTGGGCCCCTGTTTCCCGTTCCGCGGAACTCTCCGAAACTCGAAGTGATCAGAAGTTGTCCGCCAACGGGTGGCATGAACATCGCCATAGAGATGATCGATACGACTATCAGCACGAGTGAGATCAGCTTTCGCACGCTTCCATCCCTCCATCGAGTAGCGTGGCAAGTTTTTTCAACATACCCTCGCGAGCTCTTATTCTAACAACAACGCCCTCATCGGTGAAGATACTTCTTTTAATCGTTATCTTTTCGCGGTACTTCTCTAACAGATGCAAGCGCTTTGCATCGATAAAGAATTCCCTCTCGGTCTCGCTTTTTCCCAGCAATCGGGAGACCTCTTCGAGGAGCAGATCGATACCTTCTCCCTTCAGGGCGCTTATGAATATTGCTGACGGATAGGCATCGGACAAACGCTCGAGGCTTTCCTTAGAAAGCAAATCTATCTTGTTGAAAACCAGCAGTCGCGGAATCTTCTCAGCTTGAAGCTCGCTCAGAACATCCTCGGCAACCTCGATTTTCTGAACAACTTCTGGATCCGAAACATCGGCAAGCAAGATTATGAGGTCCGAATACGAAATCTCCTCCAAGGTGGACTTGAAAGCCTCTATGATCGAGTGTGGCACTTTTCTTATGAAACCGACGGTATCCTTGAACAGAACGACTCTTCCGTCTGGCAGTTTAACACGCCTCACAACGGGTGCGAGAGTGCTGAACAATTTTCCACTCACCAGTATGGATCGGTCTGAGGAAAGCGTGGCGAGCAGACAGGATTTCCCGGCGTTCGTGTAGCCCACTATCGATACCGTGGCAAGCCCACTGTCCAAACGCAGTTTTCGCTGTTGCTCTCTGTTCTTTCTGAGCTCCTGCAGTTCCTTTCTCAACTCAGCGATCCTCTCGTGTATTCGTCTTCGCCTTTCTTCGAGCCTTGGTTCACCAGGTCCCCTGGTTCCCACGCCTCCCCCGAGTCTCGAAAGACTTTTTCCTTCACCAACAAGCCTCGGTAGCTCGTACTGAAGTCGTGCGAGCTCAACCTGAATTTTTCCTTCCCTCGTTGTCGCATGCTTCGCAAACACGTCCAAGATGACCTGGGTCCTGTCCCTGACCGGCACTTTGAGGATCTTCTCGAGATTCTTCGCCTGAACTGGTGTGAGTTCACTGTCGACCACGACGTAGTCGATACCTAAATGGGCGATCTTCTCCGCTATGGACTCAATTCTTCCACGTCCAAGATAAAAGCGCGAGTCGGGAAACTCGCGCTTCTGTTTGATCAGTTCAACGACTTCTGCACCAATGTTTGCCAAGAGACTCACCAGTTCCTCACAGGACGTCTCACTGTTTTCTATTGTCAGCATCAGAACCTTTTTTAAACCGACAGCTTCATTCGTCCGAACCATCTGGTTGAGCCTGTGATGCTTCCTCCTTTTCCTTCTGTTCGGTTTTCACAAGCCTGACGAACGATGTTGGCATTATCGTGCTTATCGCGTGCTTGTAGATGAGACTCTGCTGGTTCTCGTTCTCCAGCAAGATCGTGTAACTGTCGAAAGAACGAATGATCCCTTTGGTTTGAAAACCGTTCACCAGGTAAACTTTGACTTCGATCTTGCTGGTGCGTAGAGTGTTGAGAAACCTGTCCTGAAGATTGAACTTCTCTGCCATCCTCCAGACCCCCCAACCAAATCACGAATTTTTCTGTGCATCTTCACTCACCATCTCCATGAGTTTCTCAAGAACCTTCTCATCACTCGCATTCAGCCAGGTCGCATCGCAATATCTTCTGAACCAGATGATCTGTCTTCTGGCAAAATGCCTCGTGTTGCGTTTAATCTTTTCCACAGTCCTTTCGAAACTTTCCTTCCCTTCAAGATAGTCGATGACTTCCTGATAGCCTATGGTTTTGAGAGCGTTCAGATCCTTCGAGTATCCCATTTTCAAGAGAGATTTTACCTCTTCGACGAGGCCCTCTTCGATCATCCTTTCTACTCTCTCGTTAATTCTATCATAAAGTTCTCTGCGATCTCTTGTCAAAACGACTATCGTGAAGTTTCCAGAAGGTTTGGAGGCCCTCTGAAGCTGCGATATGGTGCATCCTGTTTGAAACCAAACCTCGAGTGCTCTGATCGTGCGTTTCAGATCGTTCACGTGGATCCTGCTTGCTGCCTCAGGATCGATTCCCTCAAGCATTTTCCTCAACCGACCAGGTTCTCTGGATTCTTTCTCCAAAAGCTCTTGCCTGAGTTGCTCGTTGCGAGGTGCGCCTTCGAAGATACCTCTCGTCAGTGCATCGATGTAGAGACCAGTTCCCCCAACTAACAAGGGTATCTTTCCTCTTGCTCTTATCTGTGAGATCGTTTTCAAAGCATCGTTCCTGAAGTTGTAAACACTGTAGTATTCGTCCGGAGAAACAATGTCGATCAGGTGATGAGGTACGAGTCGTCTCTGCTCCAATGTTGGCTTGGCTGTTCCTATGTCCATGAACCTATAGATTTGTCTCGAGTCAACCGAGACTATCTCTGCGTTCAAGCGCAATGCCAGTTCGATCGCAATGTTTGTCTTACCGACACCGGTTGGACCGGTGACTACGATCATTTCTTTTCGATCACTCCATACAGGACCTGGCTTTTCCTGCTGCCAGTTATTCGATCGACTCTTATCCTGTCGAACAACGAATCGAAGGCGTGTGCTTTCAGAACCACTCTTTTACGTGCGACACGCAACATCTCTTCGATATCTTCATCTGTCACAGTATCATAGACGGCGAAAGGTCTCAACGGGTTCATTGAGGAAGATTCGTAAACGGGATTCTCGAACATTGGATCGCAGTAAACGATGTCGAAAGAATCGTCCGAGCAATTGGCAAAATACTTTCTGTAGTCGATGTTCAAAATTTCTATTCTTCTCATCGCGTCGTTCACCCAGTCTTCCTTGTCTCTGTAATTCTTCAGGCCCTCCCTCACGACGATGTATATGGGCGTAGAAGCTTCCAAGCCAACGACTTTGCCGTCTTTCAGGAAACCGGCCATGAGTATGGCTTCGGCGCCGAGACCAAAAGTTGTGTCCAGAATCCACTCGTTTCCTTTAAGTTGCAGACACTCAATCAGGTGATCTTTGAGTCCCTTCCTGACGTTCCTCATTCTCACTTTGGCAGTGGATGGGTGAAAGAACAGCGATCCTTCTCGGTACTTAACAACGATCCTGTCCGATTCGACAACGTAGCAGTAATCGTTCCCAACAACCTCCAATAGATCGCGAAAGCTTCTTCGCGGTATGTACGGTAAGTTCAATTCCTGTGCGAGTTGCTTGGCTTTCAGCGCCTGCTCTTTCGTCGGCTTATGAGAAGTCGTAACGAAGATCATTGCGCTTTGCTCCCCTTTATCCTGTTTATCTGCTCTGTCAGTTCCTCGATCTGTTGAGAAAGCTCTCTGTCTTTGATCTTGAACTCAACGTTTCGTCTCGACTCGACAACGAAGTGAAGGTAAGTTGCGAGCCAGAGAAAAGCGATCACGAGGAATGAAACGACTACCACATGACGCAGGAAGCCTTTTTCTCGCCCCTTGGTCGGTCTCACCAGAAACACCTCACTTCAAACCCGTCCTTGCGATACCCTGAACGAAGTACCGCTGCGTGAAAAGAAACAGCACGATTATCGGCAGGATCGAGAAGGTGGCAGCGGCCATGAGCATGTTGTACACCGTGCCGACGTCCGTGCTGAAGGTTTGAAGGCCAACAGGCAGCGTTCTGAACTTGTCCTTGTTGGTCACGATGAGCACCCACAAGAACGCGTTCCAGCTTCCAACGAACTTCAAGAGTGCGGATGTCACGATCGCGGGTTTCGACAAAGGAACGACCACTGTCCAGAGGAACCTCCAGTGGGAACAGCCGTCTATCTTGGCAGCGTCCTGCAGTTCTCTGGGAAGCGTCAGAAAATGCTGTCTGAGCAAAAAGATCGCAAAGACACTCACGATCCACGGTATTATGAGCGCATAGTAGGTATCAATCCAACCGAGCCTCGAAATCGTTATGAAGTTTGGAACAAGCAGAACTTCTCCAGGTATCATCATCGTACTCAAAAACAAGCTGAAGATCAATCCTTTACCCGGAAAACTCATCAAAGCGAACGCATACGCTGCCATGGCACAGAGGATAATCTCAACGACTGTGGTCACGGTCGAGACGAACACGGTGTTGATGTAGTAGATACCAAACGGTGCGCTCCGCCAAGCGGCAACGTAATTGTGAAAGACATTGCCAAGGATTTCTCCGAACGTGTAATCCACCCGCACATCGTAACGCTCATCCTCGAGATAAACCGGATCAACGTCTCGCAGCACGAGTTCTATCGTCTGGTTCTGTTTCAATCTCGCCTCGTTGACGAAATCGGGAGCCTGGACGATCTTCATCAGGCTTTGAACCCTTGATTGGAGCGATCTGAGCTTGCCTATCGTGTCTATCTCACTGCACACTTTCTTCAAAGCTTCGAAGAATTCGTTTTCTTCCACATTCTGAGTCAACTGCTCCATCCTACCCAGCACTAAAGCTGCAGCCATGCTGTCTTGTGATCGCAACCACTGTTTCAAGCTTTCAGCATCCTCGAAAGCTTGAAGACTCAAAGATTTCGAATTCAAAAGGTTCAACAGCTGTGAACCCAACTGTTTCATTTGCTGAACGTAGACTCTAATGCTCTCAATTCCGAAAGTGAGAAACTCGGAGTACAGTTTTTCGTCGATTCTCTTTTCCACTCTTTCTGCAAGCCCATCCAGAGATCTGTTCAGCTCCTGCTCAACGATCGCTTTCAGTTCTTCTGGCACATCGATCTGGTTTAGAGACAACAAAAATTCGTCTTTCTTTTCTCGTTCATCCATGAATCTGAACTTCACAACGACTGAGCCAACACGTTCTTTCTGAACCGACTGGAAGAAATCATGCACGAACAGATAAGTCTCGAGTCGATCCAGCACGGTTCGAACCGTTTCCAAGACTCTCTGTTCGTAGAGCCGGATCACGGGATTGTTCCTTAATGGTTCACTCAGGTTGACGGTGTCGAGCTTCTCCATCCAAACGTTCAGTTCACGACGGATACTATCCATTTCCGTTAGATCCAGAATCGCTGTCTTTCCCTTCTTGAAGATCGTCACAGATCCAACGACGTCTGCGCAGGCTTTCTTAACCGATTCCATGAACTTAGAAAATTCGCTCCTGTTATCTTCGGGTATCCTCGACACATAGCGTGATAGAATCTCGATCTGTTCGATGGAAGAATTCGCTGTTTTTTCGACCAGCTCGACGTAGTTTCTCCGATCGAGATACGCATCTTTTCCGTGCAAATACAGAGCGAAGAATCTGCTGAAGAAAGTTTCTGCGTCGGAGCTCTCGTCGAGAATTTGCAACACTTCTTTCTGTTTTGTGTTTTTCACCAGAGCGCTGGAAAACTCTTCGAACACGCTACTCTCCAGTTTGCCACGAAGGAACCCCGCATCTGTTGGGAAAGAAATCGTCATCGTACCCCTGTACACGGGATCATCGTCTATCTGAATTCGTAAGACATTCTTTTCCGTCTCACTCTGAACGAGCACGAGCGCTTCTCTCAGCGTCAAACCCTTCCAATCCAGACCACCGATGGAACCTCGTGACACGTTGGTTTTCAAATGCCACGTTCTGGAAAAATTCTTGCTCGTCCAGATCGGAGGCCAGCGTTCCACCTCGCTCCGCGTTTTGAAAGACGTGGAGACCATCCACGCAAACGGCATGAGCATCACCACAGCACCTATCGAGAGCAAGGTGTAAATCAGAAAACTACTCAACGGACGTCTCATTTTCTCCACCTCATGACACGTACTCCACAACGCTCCTGCCGACCTTGAACTGGATCAGTGTGAAAAGAAGAATTATTGCGAACAATACGTATGCAGCCGCGCACGCTATGCCCATTCGCTGCTGAACGTAAAATCTGTCGAAGACGTAATAGACCATGGTCAGGCCACTGTTGTTGTATGGCCCGGGTAAGCCACTGTACAACACATAGATTTCTGTGAAGACTTTGAACGCGTTTATCAGAGACACAATCAGCAAGAAAAAGGTGGTGGGACTGAGCAGAGGCCAAGTTATGTAGAGAAACTTCTGGCCAACGCTGGCTCCATCAACTTCCGCAGCCTCGTAGTAAGAACGATCGATGCTCTGAAGACCTGCAAGAAAGATCACCGCATTGTAGCCAACGGTTCTCCAGATGGACACGATGGCGATGGTGGGAATCGTCCACCGTTCGTCCTTCAACCACGCGATCTTCTGAACGTTGAAGAACGAAAGAAAGTAGTTCAGCAAACCGTACGCGTCGTCGAAGATCCATCTCCACACGAGCGATATGGCCACAACGGAGGTCACGAAGGGTACGAAATATGCGGTTCTAAAGAAAGCTCTGAGTTTGATGTTCGAGTTCAGCATCAACGCGATCCCGAGCGCCAGGCCAATCGTGATAGGAACGGTGAGCACTACGTAGTAAAACGTGTTGAACATTGCCTTCACGAAGAGATTTCTGTCCCTACCCTCTAACAAGAAATCGATGACGGTGTAAAAACGTGTGTCGAACGCGAGCATGAGCGTTACCGAACCCATGACACCCGCAATCAAACCCGGAATGTGCCTGGAAAGATATTGTTTGGTCCTCAAAACTGTAAAGATGAAAAGCAACAGGCAAAGACCAAGGACGAAGGTTCGAAAGATCGACTCATTGAAAACGTAGAGAAGAATCGATACGACCAGAAGAAACCACGCCACTTTACTTTTTCTGACGGCGCCATACAACGCAACGACGATAAACATCGAAACGAAGATCAAAAAGCACGTCCAAAGAAGAGCCTCCGCGAAGCTGTGGTCCATCGGTGGAAAGAACCTGAATATTTCCCTGTAATTCTCGAATCCTGCAAAAACAGGATTTCTCATGTTCCTGAAATCCCATCTGAAGAAGCTGAGAACGAACGAAAAGGCAACGGGCCAGAACACGAACGTGCCCAAAATCAAGAACGATGGCACCAAGAACAGATAGGCCAGCAACGCCTCGCGGACCCTTCTCTTCACAGAGATCGCCTCACAAGATGTAAGAGCTCAGGTCCTCGTCCGCAGCTATGGCCCCGATCTTTTCCTTCACGTATTTCGCGTCGACGACGATGCTCTTTTCAGAAACATCGGGAGCCTCGAAGGCGATGTCTTCGAGCACTTTCTCCACGACTGTGTACAGCCTTCGCGCTCCGATGTTCTCGAGTCTCTGGTTGAGGTCATACGCAATCCTGGCTATCTCTTCTACCCCGTCCTGTGTGAAAATCAGTTCGATACCCTCAACTGCCAGCAGGGCCTGGTACTGTTTGGTAATTGCGTTCTCTGGTTCGGTGAGTATCCTCACAAAATCTTTCTGGCTCAGTGGTGAAAGTTCAACTCGAATGGGGAATCGACCTTGAAGCTCCGGCATCAAATCCGATGGCCTGCTCATGTGGAACGCACCGGAACCTATGAAGAGTATGTAATCCGTCCTAACGGGCCCGTACTTCGTCATGATCGTTGTACCCTCGACGATGGGCAGAAGGTCTCTCTGAACACCCTGTCTTGAAACGTCCGGTCCACTGCCTGAAGATTTGACCGCTATCTTGTCGAGTTCGTCTATAAAGATTATACCTCTGTTCTGAGCCCTATCGAGCGCCTCTTGAACGACCTTGTCCAGGTCTAAAAGCTTCTCAGCTTCGATGGGCAAAAGAACTTTACGCGCTTCGGCAACGGTGAGCCTTTTTTTCTGCTTCGTCTTCGGCAGCAGACTACCGAGCATGTTGCTCAGATCGATACCGAGATCTTCCAGCTCTCCGGATCCAACGATTCCCATGAAAGGTGTGGCTTCTTTCTCGATCTCGATCTCGATCATTTCGTTTTCCAGTTCCCCACTTCTCAGTTTCTGCCTCATTTCTTCCCGTTTCTGTCTGATCAACCTTCTTTCCTCGACACTCTGCTGTGGTTGCTGCTGCATGCCAAAAAGTCCCATCAATCCGAGAGGCTGAGGTTTCCTGCTTTCTGGCACCAGAGCATCTAAGATTCTCTCTTCCACCATCGCTTCAGCCTTCTCTCTGACTTGTTCCATCATTTCCTTCTTGACCATGTTCACACTTATTTCGACCAGATCTCTTATCATCGATTCAACGTTCTTTCCCACGTATCCTATCTCCGTGAACCTGGTTGCTTCCACTTTGAGAAAGGGAGAACCAGAGAGTTGCGCGAGTCTTCTTGCAATCTCCGTTTTTCCAACGCCCGTGGGACCTATCATGAGGATGTTCTTGGGAAGCACTTCTTTTTGCCACTTCTCTGGTAACTTCTGCCGTCTTATGCGGTTTCTTATGGCTATCGCAACGGCACGTTTTGCTTGATGCTGGCCAACTATGTACTTGTCGAGCTCCGCCACTATTTGTTTCGGGGTCAGTTCATCGAAGTTCGTCATCTCGCCTCACTCCTTTAAAGTTCCTCGATCGTGATGTTGCTGTTTGTGTATATGCATATCTCACTCGCGATCTGCAAAGATTTCTCCGCTATCGCTCTTGCGTCGAGGTCGGTGTTTCGCATTAGAGCCCTCGCAGCGGCCAGCGCATACGGCGCACCAGAGCCGATGGCCGCCACGTTGTCGTCGGGCTGAACGACTTCTCCCGTACCAGATATTATGAGCACGTTGTTCCTGTCTGCAACGAGTAAGAGAGCTTCCAACCTTCTCAAGATCCTGTCCGTCCTCCAATCCTTCGCCAGTTCCACCGCGGCTTTCAACAGATTGTTTCCCCACTCTCTGAGTTTCGCCTCGAAACGATCGAACAGGGCCATGGCATCTGCGACCGAACCTGCGAAACCCGCTAAGACTTGACCATCAGCGATTTTCCTGATCTTCCTGGCGCCATGTTTGAGTACCGTGTTGCCATAGGTTACCTGACCATCTCCCGCCATGACGGTTTTACCGTTTCTCGAAACAACGAGTATAGTTGTAGATCTCCAACTCATTGGCTCACCTCCTCGAGAACGTTGTAAAATGCTACGAATCTGGAATACCTTTCCCAAAGTTTCAGTGCCATGGGCACGTTGTTCACCACAACCTTTATCTCCTGAACTGCCTGGTTGAGCTTGTTCTGATCTTTGATCACGTTTGATAGCAATCTCTGCACTTCGTTGATCATCGCGCTCGTAAGACTCGACACCAGGCTGTGAGCCTTGTTCACATCACCGCCTTGAATCGCCGTCAGTTCATTGTTTATCGCCATTTTCCAGTCTGCGGATTTGAACTGCGACTCGATTTGATCTGAAAGTCCCTCGACGATCGATTGCACGCTCTTTATCCTCACGCTCGGTACGTTCTCCTTCGATAGTATCCGTTCGATCGCCTTCGACACGTTCTGGAGGTACTCGTCTATGGTTTTCTTGAGATCCAATCTCTGTAGTTCGCTCGCTATTCGCTCGAAACTCGGTTTGTAATCTTCACGCATTGTTTGTAGAAGTTCATTTGCACGAACAGGATCGTGTGCTCTCAAAAACTGGACTGCGACGAGATAGATCAATGCAGCGCCATCTGGAACGCCCCAGACCCCCTTAGAAGCAACGGCTTCGCACGCCCAAATCTCTTTACGAGCCAGGTACTGCAGAAATTCTATGGCTTTATCGTTCGTCAAAGATTCGAAGCTCGCCAACTGTACTGCCAACACCCTGTAGATGTCTTCACCCTGAATCGCCCTCAGCGTATCGGGATTTTTCCATTCGGGATATCTGTTCCAAGAGTCTGGCAAACGATACACTGTGCCCTTCGCCCAGTATATGAACTCGTCTCGATACTTTTCGTAGAGCCCTTCGAGCTTCTGCAGTACCGCTTTACCAGTTTCATTTTCTTGGAGATAGTCCAACTGGCGTCTCAACTGTTTGATAGCACCCGCGAGCGTTGCGTACCTCGCGGCGAGAGCCTTGTA
This window contains:
- the hslV gene encoding ATP-dependent protease subunit HslV, which translates into the protein MSWRSTTILVVSRNGKTVMAGDGQVTYGNTVLKHGARKIRKIADGQVLAGFAGSVADAMALFDRFEAKLREWGNNLLKAAVELAKDWRTDRILRRLEALLLVADRNNVLIISGTGEVVQPDDNVAAIGSGAPYALAAARALMRNTDLDARAIAEKSLQIASEICIYTNSNITIEEL
- the hslU gene encoding ATP-dependent protease ATPase subunit HslU, whose amino-acid sequence is MTNFDELTPKQIVAELDKYIVGQHQAKRAVAIAIRNRIRRQKLPEKWQKEVLPKNILMIGPTGVGKTEIARRLAQLSGSPFLKVEATRFTEIGYVGKNVESMIRDLVEISVNMVKKEMMEQVREKAEAMVEERILDALVPESRKPQPLGLMGLFGMQQQPQQSVEERRLIRQKREEMRQKLRSGELENEMIEIEIEKEATPFMGIVGSGELEDLGIDLSNMLGSLLPKTKQKKRLTVAEARKVLLPIEAEKLLDLDKVVQEALDRAQNRGIIFIDELDKIAVKSSGSGPDVSRQGVQRDLLPIVEGTTIMTKYGPVRTDYILFIGSGAFHMSRPSDLMPELQGRFPIRVELSPLSQKDFVRILTEPENAITKQYQALLAVEGIELIFTQDGVEEIARIAYDLNQRLENIGARRLYTVVEKVLEDIAFEAPDVSEKSIVVDAKYVKEKIGAIAADEDLSSYIL